From one Spiroplasma endosymbiont of Panorpa germanica genomic stretch:
- the gap gene encoding type I glyceraldehyde-3-phosphate dehydrogenase — translation MKKIAINGFGRIGRLAFRKLWESKNVEIVAINDLTDPKTLAYLLEHDSAHGYFQKGKVSFTKDSITVDGKSIKVLAERDAAALPWGKMGIDLVVEATGFYTDKEKASAHIKAGAKKVMISAPATGDLKTVVFGVNHTDLTKDDVIASAGSCTTNCLAPVLQILDKEFGVVKGLMTTVHAVTNDQKLLDLPHSDLRRGRAASWNIIPTSTGAAAAIGKVLPTLNGKLDGLALRVPVITGSIVDLSIELTKSPKVEEINAAIKKAIDADKKGLGMALEYRDDSIVSSDIIGSNFGSVFDATMTRLIDVDGKKMYKIFSWYDNEASFTSQFVRVIEHVVSL, via the coding sequence ATGAAAAAAATCGCTATAAACGGATTCGGAAGAATCGGAAGACTTGCTTTCAGAAAATTATGAGAGTCAAAAAATGTTGAAATCGTTGCAATTAACGACTTAACAGATCCAAAAACTTTAGCATACTTATTAGAACATGACTCAGCTCATGGATATTTCCAAAAAGGTAAAGTTTCTTTTACAAAAGATTCAATTACTGTTGATGGAAAAAGTATCAAAGTTTTAGCTGAAAGGGATGCAGCAGCATTACCTTGAGGTAAAATGGGAATTGACTTAGTTGTTGAAGCAACTGGTTTCTATACAGATAAAGAAAAAGCATCAGCACATATTAAAGCTGGAGCCAAAAAAGTTATGATTTCAGCACCAGCAACTGGTGATTTAAAAACAGTTGTGTTTGGTGTAAACCATACTGATTTAACAAAAGATGATGTTATTGCATCAGCAGGATCATGTACAACTAACTGTTTAGCACCCGTACTACAAATTCTTGATAAAGAATTCGGAGTTGTTAAAGGTTTAATGACTACAGTTCATGCCGTAACTAATGACCAAAAATTATTAGACTTACCTCACAGCGACTTACGTCGTGGGCGTGCAGCATCATGAAATATTATTCCAACAAGCACAGGAGCTGCTGCAGCTATTGGTAAAGTATTACCAACATTGAATGGTAAATTAGATGGATTAGCATTACGTGTACCAGTTATTACAGGTTCAATCGTAGACTTATCAATCGAATTAACTAAATCACCTAAAGTAGAAGAAATCAATGCTGCTATTAAAAAAGCAATTGATGCTGATAAAAAAGGATTAGGAATGGCTCTAGAATACAGAGACGATTCAATCGTTTCATCAGACATTATTGGTTCAAACTTTGGATCAGTATTTGACGCAACTATGACTAGATTAATTGATGTAGATGGTAAAAAAATGTACAAAATCTTTTCATGATATGACAACGAAGCATCATTTACTTCACAATTTGTAAGAGTAATTGAACACGTTGTTTCATTATAA